A region from the Lolium perenne isolate Kyuss_39 chromosome 4, Kyuss_2.0, whole genome shotgun sequence genome encodes:
- the LOC127292206 gene encoding UDP-glycosyltransferase 76C2, whose amino-acid sequence MAGIDGGPRGRIVLFPLPFQGHLSPMLQLADVLHARGLAITIVHTTFNAPDPASHPEFTFVAVPDGMHDAVGAPKDGIGKILSMNAAMEASGCVRDALASILAAEPRPACLVIDTSLPAVQKAASQLGLPTIVLHTGSAAVVRLFRSYAMLHDKGYLPAQEHELNKPVKELPPIRVSDLFDPSKYPNQEMANKILDIATETTTNSSGIVINTFEALEIPELEALREELASSGVNVFAIGPLHKLSTIGDASSLLEQDRSCIEWLDKQAEGTVLYVSFGSVVPVHRDDFNEVAWGLANSGKPFLWVVRHGLIIGSQDTELPDGFEKTVESRGKVVRWAPQQEVLAHHAVGGFWTHNGWNSTLESICEGVPMLCRPFFGDQLANGRYVEDVWQIGTLLAGKLERGKIEQAIAGLMEREDGTTMRERAKELKMKVVMCLKNTGSTQLAADKLVDHMLSL is encoded by the exons ATGGCTGGAATCGACGGAGGTCCCCGGGGACGCATCGTGCTGTTCCCGCTGCCGTTCCAGGGCCACCTTAGCCCGATGCTGCAGCTGGCCGACGTGCTCCACGCCCGAGGCCTCGCAATCACCATCGTCCACACCACCTTCAACGCCCCTGATCCGGCTAGTCACCCGGAGTTCACCTTCGTCGCCGTGCCCGATGGCATGCACGACGCGGTGGGGGCCCCCAAGGACGGCATAGGCAAGATCCTCTCCATGAACGCCGCCATGGAGGCGTCTGGGTGCGTCCGCGACGCGCTCGCGTCGATTCTCGCGGCGGAGCCCCGGCCCGCGTGCCTTGTCATCGACACCAGCCTCCCCGCCGTGCAGAAGGCGGCGTCTCAGCTAGGCCTGCCGACGATCGTGCTGCATACCGGCAGCGCGGCAGTCGTCCGCTTGTTCAGGTCATACGCCATGCTCCACGACAAGGGATATTTGCCAGCCCAAG AGCATGAACTAAACAAGCCGGTGAAGGAGTTGCCACCAATACGAGTCTCGGACTTGTTCGATCCAAGCAAATACCCCAACCAAGAAATGGCGAACAAGATCTTGGACATCGCCACTGAAACTACAACAAACTCCTCTGGAATAGTAATCAACACATTCGAAGCTCTGGAGATTCCTGAGCTTGAGGCATTGCGGGAGGAGCTCGCTTCCAGTGGTGTCAATGTCTTCGCCATCGGTCCACTCCACAAACTCTCCACCATTGGCGATGCCAGCAGCCTGCTTGAACAGGACCGCAGCTGCATCGAGTGGCTGGACAAGCAGGCAGAGGGCACGGTGTTGTATGTGAGCTTTGGGAGTGTGGTTCCAGTGCACCGAGATGACTTCAACGAGGTTGCTTGGGGCCTCGCAAATAGTGGCAAGCCTTTTCTTTGGGTCGTTCGCCATGGCCTCATCATTGGATCCCAGGATACAGAGTTGCCAGATGGGTTTGAAAAGACGGTAGAGAGCAGAGGCAAGGTGGTAAGGTGGGCACCTCAACAAGAGGTACTAGCACACCATGCGGTGGGTGGGTTCTGGACACACAATGGGTGGAACTCCACACTCGAGAGCATCTGTGAGGGGGTTCCCATGTTGTGTAGGCCTTTCTTTGGAGATCAACTAGCGAACGGGAGGTATGTAGAAGATGTGTGGCAGATAGGAACTTTGTTGGCAGGTAAGCTAGAACGGGGAAAGATTGAGCAGGCGATTGCGGGATTGATGGAACGAGAAGATGGCACCACGATGAGGGAACGGGCAAAGGAGCTAAAGATGAAAGTTGTGATGTGCTTGAAGAACACCGGGTCTACTCAGTTGGCAGCAGATAAGTTGGTAGACCACATGCTATCTCTATGA